One region of Pleuronectes platessa chromosome 18, fPlePla1.1, whole genome shotgun sequence genomic DNA includes:
- the dgat1a gene encoding diacylglycerol O-acyltransferase 1a: MSDRADPRGPLSRRRRTTITGAAAAAAGGGGAATGRQATGSKVHDAGDKPRQHPTKSKTEDEVQGHAGDSRDVSRQHSPRKETSAAEDINERLSCHVLQESLLSSASGYSNYRGILNWCVVMLVLSNARLFLENIIKYGILVDPIQVVSLFLKDPYSWPAACLIIASNVFILAALYTERRLAVGTISKTTGLILHVINLTSLLIVPSATVLLLTSITPVGGVLSLAVYTVLLLKLYSYQDTNRWCREIRQAKAKRLTRSYSCPSVAQSNGSAGHTHVSYPGNLTHRDMYYFVFAPTLCYQLNFPRSPRIRKRFLMRRLFEMLFFMQLLVGLIQQWMVPTIQNSMKPFQEMDFSRMVERLLKLAVPNHLIWLIFFYWFFHSSMNFVAELMQFGDREFYRDWWNSETVTYFWSNWNIPVHKWCLRHFYKPMIRKGVNKFLAQTAVFLVSAFFHEYLMSVPLKMFRCWAFMGMMAQVPLAWFVSRFLNGIYGNAAVWISLIIGQPIAVLMYVHDYYVIHYGSST, from the exons ATGAGCGACAGAGCCGATCCGAGAGGGCCCTTGTCCCGCCGGAGGAGGACGACCATCACCggggctgctgccgctgctgccggCGGCGGCGGAGCGGCGACGGGGAGGCAAGCCACCGGCAGCAAGGTGCACGACGCGGGGGACAAACCTCGACAGCATCCGACTAAATCCAAAACAGAGGACGAGGTGCAGGGACACGCGGGGGACAGCAGAGATGTGTCCCGGCAGCACAGTCCGAGGAAGGAGACGAGTGCAGCGGAGGACATCAACGAGAGACTCAG ctgTCACGTCCTGCAGGAGTCTCTCTTGAGCTCGGCCAGTGGCTACAGCAACTACAGGGGAATCCTCAACTGGTGTGTGGTCATGCTG GTGCTGAGTAATGCAcgtctcttcttggagaacatTATAAA GTATGGCATCCTGGTCGACCCTATCCAGGTGGTGTCTCTCTTCTTAAAGGACCCCTATAGCTGGCCAGCAGCTTGCCTGATCATTG CATCAAATGTATTCATCCTAGCCGCCCTGTACACAGAGAGACGTCTGGCTGTG GGCACCATCTCCAAGACAACAGGACTGATCCTTCACGTTATTAACCTGACGTCTTTGTTGATCGTTCCTTCAGCCACAGTGCTCCTCTTGACCTCCATCACCCCAg TGGGTGGCGTCCTGTCCCTAGCTGTTTACACAGTGCTGTTACTCAAGCTGTACTCCTACCAAGACACCAACAGGTGGTGTAGAGAAATCAGACAAGCCAAAGCCAAAAGACTAACACGATCCTACTCAT GTCCGTCTGTGGCCCAGTCCAATGGTTCAGCAGGTCACACCCATGTCTCCTACCCAGGCAACCTCACCCACAGAG ACATGTACTACTTTGTGTTTGCCCCGACTCTCTGCTACCAGCTCAACTTCCCACGGTCACCACGAATACGTAAGAGGTTCTTGATGAGGAGACTTTTTGAAAtg CTTTTTTTCATGCAGCTGTTGGTGGGATTGATACAGCAG TGGATGGTTCCAACTATACAGAACTCAATGAAACCATTCCAG gagatggactTTTCTCGAATGGTGGAGCGCCTGCTGAAATTAGCA gtCCCTAACCATCTGATATGGTTAATATTCTTCTATTGGTTTTTCCACTCATCTATGAACTTTGTGGCAGAGCTGATGCAGTTTGGAGACAGAGAGTTCTACAGGGACTGGTG GAACTCGGAAACTGTCACCTACTTCTGGTCCAACTGGAACATCCCAGTACACAAGTGGTGTCTCAG acACTTCTATAAGCCAATGATTAGGAAGGGGGTCAACAAGTTTCTGGCTCAAACCGCAGTCTTCCTGGTGTCAGCCTTCTTCCACGAG taCCTGATGAGTGTTCCTCTGAAGATGTTCAGATGCTGGGCCTTTATGGGAATGATGGCTCAG GTTCCTCTGGCTTGGTTTGTGAGTCGCTTCCTAAATGGGATCTATGGAAACGCGGCCGTGTGGATCTCCCTCATCATTGGCCAGCCTATCGCTGTGCTGATGTATGTCCATGACTACTACGTCATTCATTACGGCAGCAGCACATAG
- the LOC128462180 gene encoding cilia- and flagella-associated protein 20-like, giving the protein MFKSTFQSGFLSILYSIGSKPLKIWEKQVKNGRVERITDEDINSSVLEVIGLNVCTTFITCPADPKSTLGIKLPFMVMIIKNLKKYFTFEVQVLDDHNIRRRFRASNYRTSTNVAPFICTMPLKLDDGWNQIQFNLSDFTSRAYGTNYVETQRVQIHANCRIRRVYFSDKLYSEDELPSEFKLNVKNTRAKQ; this is encoded by the exons atgTTTAAAAGCACGTTTCAGAGCGGATTCCTCTCCATCCTTTACAGCATCGGCAGCAAACCTTTGAAGATCTGGGAGAAACAG GTGAAAAATGGCAGAGTTGAGAGAATCACGGACGAGGACATTAACTCTTCGGTGTTGGAAGTTATAGGGCTAAACGTctg CACCACATTCATCACGTGTCCCGCAGACCCAAAGAGCACACTGGGCATCAAGCTTCCTTTTATGGTCATGATCATAAAGAACCTCAAAAAGTATTTCACTTTTGAGGTCCAG GTGTTGGATGATCATAATATCCGGAGGCGTTTTCGGGCGAGTAACTATCGGACCTCAACAAACGTGGCGCCCTTCATCTGCACTATGCCCCTGAAGCTGGACGACGGGTGGAATCAGATTCAGTTCAACCTGTCGGACTTCACCTCGAGGGCGTATGGAACCAATTATGTCGAGACGCAGCGAGTACAG ATCCACGCAAACTGTCGCATTAGGAGGGTGTACTTCTCTGACAAACTGTACTCTGAGGACGAACTCCCGTCAGAGTTCAAACTTAATGTCAAAAATACGAGGGCCAAG CAGTAA
- the zgc:63863 gene encoding TBC1 domain family member 20 isoform X2: MKRLKRTKHNAGCAVNGNGAATREADCGRKQKLAEIHQALISDPVDIETLRRTAGSKGGLLTDELRRKVWPKLLNINVYDLPHKPGRDVRENHKDYNQVLLDVRRSMKRFPKGMPAAERAVLQEQLIDIILKVLKRNPQLHYYQGYHDVAVTLLLVVGERMAFAMLDTLSNYHLRDFMDPTMDSTKHILNYLMPILEQVDAELHDFMIRAEVGTIFALSWLITWYGHVLSEFKHTLRLYDFFLASHPLMPIYLAATIVLHREKEVKQTECDMAMVHQLLARIPQDLPYELLIPRSQELFSQYPPSLLAKRAALQSRKSLSISTFQAFQLSTLHQRPDSVLQRLTRAQGSSTSRQVPLTKCSSSLSWFNFERSETS; the protein is encoded by the exons ATGAAAAGACTCAAGAGGACGAAACACAACGCGGGATGTGCGGTGAATGGGAATGGAGCTGCCACGAGAG AAGCAGATTGTGGGAGGAAACAGAAGTTGGCTGAGATCCACCAGGCTCTGATCAG TGATCCAGTCGACATTGAGACCCTGAGGAGAACAGCAGGCAGTAAAGGTGGACTCCTCACTGATGAGCTCAGGAGGAAAGTTTGGCCCAAACTACTGAACATCAACGTCTATGATCTACCACACAAACCTG GTCGAGATGTGAGGGAAAACCACAAAGACTACAACCAGGTGCTCCTGGATGTCAGGAGATCAATGAAGCGGTTCCCtaaag GAATGCCAGCCGCAGAGAGAGCCGTGCTTCAGGAGCAGCTGATCGACATCATACTGAAGGTTTTGAAACGTAACCCTCAGCTCCATTACTACCAGGGCTACCATGACGTGGCCGTCACACTCCTGCTGGTTGTTGGGGAGCGAATGGCCTTTGCCATGTTGGACACACTCTCCAATTATCACCTCAG GGATTTCATGGATCCTACCATGGACAGTACTAAACACATTCTAAACTACCTGATGCCTATACTGGAGCAAGTCGATGCAGAGCTGCATGACTTCATGATCAG AGCGGAGGTGGGAACCATCTTTGCGCTGTCTTGGCTCATCACATGGTACGGCCACGTCCTGTCCgagttcaaacacacactcagactctACGACTTCTTCCTGGCATCACACCCTCTGATGCCCATCTACCTGGCTGCCACG attgtgttgcacagagagaaggaggtgaagcagACTGAGTGCGACATGGCCATGGTCCACCAGCTCCTGGCGCGCATCCCTCAGGACCTCCCATATGAGCTTCTGATCCCGCGGTCGCAGGAACTTTTCAGCCAGTACCCGCCATCATTACTGGCCAAGCGGGCAGCACTGCAATCTCGCAAGAG tCTGTCCATCAGCACCTTCCAAGCGTTTCAGCTCTCGACTCTGCACCAGAGGCCAGACTCTGTTCTCCAACGTCTCACCAGGGCCCAgggctcctccacctccagacaAG TCCCATTAACAAAATGCAGCTCGAGCCTCTCTTGGTTTAACTTCGAGCGATCTGAAACCTCTTGA
- the zgc:63863 gene encoding TBC1 domain family member 20 isoform X1, whose protein sequence is MKRLKRTKHNAGCAVNGNGAATREADCGRKQKLAEIHQALISDPVDIETLRRTAGSKGGLLTDELRRKVWPKLLNINVYDLPHKPGRDVRENHKDYNQVLLDVRRSMKRFPKGMPAAERAVLQEQLIDIILKVLKRNPQLHYYQGYHDVAVTLLLVVGERMAFAMLDTLSNYHLRDFMDPTMDSTKHILNYLMPILEQVDAELHDFMIRAEVGTIFALSWLITWYGHVLSEFKHTLRLYDFFLASHPLMPIYLAATIVLHREKEVKQTECDMAMVHQLLARIPQDLPYELLIPRSQELFSQYPPSLLAKRAALQSRKSLSISTFQAFQLSTLHQRPDSVLQRLTRAQGSSTSRQASQHSGMEAALPRDRGQLWGTGNRMVKMAVWGLSAGLGAAVFAVAQTAMDWGPEVLLQLF, encoded by the exons ATGAAAAGACTCAAGAGGACGAAACACAACGCGGGATGTGCGGTGAATGGGAATGGAGCTGCCACGAGAG AAGCAGATTGTGGGAGGAAACAGAAGTTGGCTGAGATCCACCAGGCTCTGATCAG TGATCCAGTCGACATTGAGACCCTGAGGAGAACAGCAGGCAGTAAAGGTGGACTCCTCACTGATGAGCTCAGGAGGAAAGTTTGGCCCAAACTACTGAACATCAACGTCTATGATCTACCACACAAACCTG GTCGAGATGTGAGGGAAAACCACAAAGACTACAACCAGGTGCTCCTGGATGTCAGGAGATCAATGAAGCGGTTCCCtaaag GAATGCCAGCCGCAGAGAGAGCCGTGCTTCAGGAGCAGCTGATCGACATCATACTGAAGGTTTTGAAACGTAACCCTCAGCTCCATTACTACCAGGGCTACCATGACGTGGCCGTCACACTCCTGCTGGTTGTTGGGGAGCGAATGGCCTTTGCCATGTTGGACACACTCTCCAATTATCACCTCAG GGATTTCATGGATCCTACCATGGACAGTACTAAACACATTCTAAACTACCTGATGCCTATACTGGAGCAAGTCGATGCAGAGCTGCATGACTTCATGATCAG AGCGGAGGTGGGAACCATCTTTGCGCTGTCTTGGCTCATCACATGGTACGGCCACGTCCTGTCCgagttcaaacacacactcagactctACGACTTCTTCCTGGCATCACACCCTCTGATGCCCATCTACCTGGCTGCCACG attgtgttgcacagagagaaggaggtgaagcagACTGAGTGCGACATGGCCATGGTCCACCAGCTCCTGGCGCGCATCCCTCAGGACCTCCCATATGAGCTTCTGATCCCGCGGTCGCAGGAACTTTTCAGCCAGTACCCGCCATCATTACTGGCCAAGCGGGCAGCACTGCAATCTCGCAAGAG tCTGTCCATCAGCACCTTCCAAGCGTTTCAGCTCTCGACTCTGCACCAGAGGCCAGACTCTGTTCTCCAACGTCTCACCAGGGCCCAgggctcctccacctccagacaAG CCTCTCAACACTCAGGCATGGAAGCAGCTTTACCCCGGGACCGAGGCCAGCTGTGGGGGACGGGGAACAGGATGGTGAAGATGGCAGTGTGGGGGCTGTCTGCCGGGCTCGGGGCGGCTGTGTTCGCTGTGGCTCAGACGGCCATGGACTGGGGACCTGAGGTGTTGCTGCAGCTGTTCTga
- the LOC128461215 gene encoding cilia- and flagella-associated protein 20, translating to MFKNTFQSGFLSILYSIGSKPLQIWDKKVRNGHIKRITDNDIHSLVLEVEGTNVSTTYITCPADPKKTLGIKLPFLVMIIKNLKKYFTFEVQVLDDKNVRRRFRASNYQSTTRVKPFICTMPMRLDDGWNQIQFNLSDFTRRAYGTNYIETLRVQIHANCRIRRVYFSDRLYSEDELPAEFKLYLPVQNPKAKQ from the exons ATGTTTAAAAACACGTTCCAGAGCGGGTTCCTCTCCATCTTGTACAGCATCGGCAGCAAACCTCTGCAGATCTGGGACAAAAAG GTGAGGAATGGGCACATCAAACGAATCACCGACAATGATATTCACTCCCTGGTGTTGGAAGTTGAAGGGACAAACGTcag CACCACCTACATCACGTGTCCCGCAGACCCGAAGAAGACACTGGGCATCAAGCTTCCTTTTCTGGTCATGATCATAAAGAACCTCAAAAAGTATTTCACTTTTGAGGTCCAG GTGTTGGATGATAAAAATGTCCGGAGACGTTTTCGGGCGAGTAACTACCAGAGCACGACACGAGTGAAGCCGTTCATCTGCACCATGCCCATGAGGCTGGATGACGGGTGGAATCAGATCCAGTTCAACCTGTCGGACTTCACCAGGAGGGCGTATGGAACCAATTATATCGAGACGCTGCGTGTACAG ATCCACGCAAACTGTCGCATTAGGAGGGTGTATTTCTCCGACAGACTGTACTCTGAGGACGAACTCCCGGCAGAGTTTAAACTTTATCTGCCTGTCCAGAATCCGAAGGCCAAG CAATAG